The DNA region GTTGTATGATTCTCTGAAAACGTTTACATAGGTTACCTCACGCGCTCACAACCGAGATATACATGACATTGAATAGTTACTTAACTCTTGTGATTTAGTTTCAACAAATCCtttgaagatttcaagGGCTTGCGTACTAGAGCGAGATGGCTCAAtagtgtttttgagctcctcAAAGGTTTTTGTCCATTGGAGCCATGCTAGCCCATGCAAAAGTGAGTCCGCCAAgtcatcttctttgctCTTGCCTGCCGCCTCCCCCAGGCCAAGTAGGTCGAAAAGACTGAACTTTTTAGCCAGCGGGAGCGAACCTAggtttttgttgataattTCAGGGACTTCGAACTTTGGGTTCGTCCGCTCCATGAGCATTGACTTAGTAAGCGCGATCTTGAGCATCTTGGTTAAGGCAGAACTTCTAGCTTTAAGCTTAGCCTTCGGCGAACCAGCACCAAAAGTAGAATCCAACAGCGCATTTGTTGGTATAGAATTGCACCAGTATTCTGTCATTTTTTTAGGGTCTGAGGATTCAACAATGTAGTCAAGCCGCTGCCCAGGCGATTCTGCAGGTCTTGAGTAAAGCGCTTTAGATCGTAGAAAGGCAAAAAGTGTATATTCCAGAGCATTCACCTTCAAAATTGGATCTGGAACGTTTGCAGAACCCAGAGTACGTGTTCGCTGGCGCTCAATGACAAAAACATCGGTCGGATCTAGCATCAGCACCTCTGTGAGTTTCTGACCCAAAAGAGCCATGTGTTTAGGCGCAAGCTGCAATTTCTGCATTTTTAAATCGATGAAGGCGCCATCAAGTCGTATTTTGTCCCATTTTACCAGACGGGGAATATTGTCGCTAGCAGCCCAGGAGAATCGAGAGTAAGCAAAGTTTTCCAGCCCCAAATCCACGGCTGTAATACTCAAGTTGCCCCGCTGCGTACGCATGGCCGCTAACTGGTTCAAAATACCACATTGGTCAAGAATATTTTCCGTTATGATCGCTTTGGTGGTTCCAACACGGGATCCTACCGAGAAggccagcttcttcaacgttTTGGCATCGGATTTGTGGCAGCACCAGTCTAATGCCTCTAAAGTCGAGCGCCCTACTCCGGCTTTATGCATgccctttttcaaaagggccagaagcttcaaattACGACTGCTATTGAtggttttctttcttggtGATACTCAATTCAAGGAATCAAGCAAGCCGTaatattttggaaaagatgaCAGAGCGAGTAAATAATTGTGACCAAGGCAGCTGGAACAAGGCGTAAAGCGATGCATTCTTAGCAAATGCGTCTTTAGCGCTGCATTAGAAACCTGTGAGACTTCAATGGGCCCCAGCAACCTGAA from Lachancea thermotolerans CBS 6340 chromosome C complete sequence includes:
- a CDS encoding cruciform cutting endonuclease (similar to uniprot|Q03702 Saccharomyces cerevisiae YKL011C CCE1 cruciform cutting endonuclease), producing the protein MHKAGVGRSTLEALDWCCHKSDAKTLKKLAFSVGSRVGTTKAIITENILDQCGILNQLAAMRTQRGNLSITAVDLGLENFAYSRFSWAASDNIPRLVKWDKIRLDGAFIDLKMQKLQLAPKHMALLGQKLTEVLMLDPTDVFVIERQRTRTLGSANVPDPILKVNALEYTLFAFLRSKALYSRPAESPGQRLDYIVESSDPKKMTEYWCNSIPTNALLDSTFGAGSPKAKLKARSSALTKMLKIALTKSMLMERTNPKFEVPEIINKNLGSLPLAKKFSLFDLLGLGEAAGKSKEDDLADSLLHGLAWLQWTKTFEELKNTIEPSRSSTQALEIFKGFVETKSQELSNYSMSCISRL